The Brevibacillus brevis genome contains a region encoding:
- a CDS encoding DegT/DnrJ/EryC1/StrS family aminotransferase — protein MSAQQRIFLSPPHMGEDERDLVANAFASNWIAPLGEHVDAFEREIAQYVGVKAALAVSSGTAAIHLGLKLAGVAPGDTVFCSSLTFVASANPILYQGATPVFIDSEEESWNMSPQALERALREAAAADKLPKAVVIVNLYGQSADMGPLIALCEQYGVRVVEDAAESLGAVYKGRMSGAFGHVGTFSFNGNKIMTTSGGGMLVSDDVEAIEKARFWSTQAKEPARHYQHEELGYNYRLSNVLAAIGRGQLRVLEERIEARRGIYKRYEQALGQLPGISFMPEPKTGRSTRWLTVMTLNPADTTLSAAQLIDALGKENIEARPVWKPMHLQPLFAQCQYYPHQPDESISDRLFAQGVCLPSGSSLTAEQQERVIGVITNCLLNQKQGVRHV, from the coding sequence TTGAGTGCGCAGCAGCGGATCTTTTTATCACCACCACATATGGGAGAGGATGAGCGGGACTTGGTGGCAAACGCCTTTGCCTCCAATTGGATCGCACCGTTGGGGGAACACGTCGATGCTTTTGAGCGAGAGATTGCCCAGTATGTGGGCGTAAAAGCTGCCTTGGCTGTATCCTCTGGTACGGCTGCGATCCATCTCGGGCTGAAGCTAGCAGGTGTTGCTCCGGGTGATACGGTGTTCTGTTCCAGCCTCACCTTCGTCGCCAGTGCCAATCCGATTCTGTACCAGGGAGCAACTCCGGTATTTATTGATTCCGAGGAAGAGTCTTGGAATATGTCGCCGCAGGCATTAGAGCGAGCCCTGCGGGAAGCGGCAGCAGCGGACAAGTTGCCCAAGGCGGTCGTCATCGTTAATTTATATGGGCAGAGCGCAGATATGGGGCCATTGATAGCGCTTTGTGAGCAGTATGGGGTGCGAGTGGTTGAAGATGCAGCAGAATCGTTAGGGGCTGTATACAAGGGGAGAATGAGCGGTGCCTTTGGTCATGTTGGGACCTTTTCATTTAATGGCAATAAAATCATGACGACCTCAGGTGGTGGAATGCTTGTCTCCGATGACGTGGAGGCGATCGAAAAGGCGCGCTTCTGGTCGACGCAGGCGAAGGAGCCAGCCAGGCATTACCAGCATGAAGAGCTGGGCTACAACTATCGGTTGAGCAACGTACTGGCGGCAATTGGCCGGGGGCAGCTGCGCGTCTTGGAGGAGCGAATCGAGGCAAGGCGAGGGATTTACAAGCGTTATGAACAAGCCCTCGGACAATTGCCTGGTATTTCGTTCATGCCAGAGCCGAAAACAGGGCGATCCACGCGATGGCTGACGGTGATGACACTGAATCCAGCGGACACTACACTCTCTGCTGCACAACTGATTGATGCGCTGGGCAAAGAAAATATCGAAGCCCGTCCCGTGTGGAAGCCGATGCATCTGCAACCGTTGTTCGCGCAGTGCCAATACTATCCGCACCAACCTGATGAGAGTATCTCAGATCGGCTATTTGCCCAAGGTGTTTGCTTGCCGTCCGGTTCCAGCTTGACCGCTGAACAGCAGGAGCGAGTCATCGGTGTTATTACGAACTGCCTCCTGAACCAGAAACAGGGGGTGCGCCATGTATAG
- a CDS encoding type III PLP-dependent enzyme domain-containing protein, translated as MYSYEQLEKWRSLCSSSFYVLDTVKLSENYRRFQRAFTRRYEHVVVAYSYKTNYLPFLCQKLHQLGAHAEVVSRLEYELARKLGVDPASIIFNGPLKTEADIHLALEQGSLINLDSFSEIPWVVTYAKEYPEQTFRIGLRINVDLARGGVSPLQNGYEVSRFGFCVENGNLEKALSLLAVAPNVHVVGLHGHFSTNRSVGVYRQITRHLCRLGKQLLGERLAFIDIGGGFYGELPTSFGMTAAPTFEEYAEAITSVVKEELAELDYAPLLILEPGISLVADALDFVCQVIDVKENRGERFVLVDGSIHNVKPTMHAHSLPARHVCNRKPVPEASYHVVGYTCMEKDYLLQGYTGPLPDIGDYFVFGHVGAYTLVFNPPFIRERPPVLAIDGNEAIIVRGKETLQQFIPDSVYRFHVDKQGVVN; from the coding sequence ATGTATAGTTATGAACAGTTAGAAAAATGGCGCAGTCTATGCTCTTCTTCTTTTTACGTGTTGGACACAGTGAAGCTCTCCGAGAACTATCGTCGTTTTCAACGGGCTTTTACTCGACGTTATGAGCATGTAGTCGTCGCGTATTCGTATAAGACCAATTATTTGCCGTTTTTATGCCAAAAGCTGCATCAGTTAGGGGCGCATGCAGAAGTCGTTTCTCGACTGGAGTACGAATTGGCACGGAAGCTCGGTGTTGATCCTGCGTCCATCATTTTTAACGGCCCGCTTAAAACGGAAGCGGACATTCACCTGGCCTTGGAGCAGGGGAGCCTGATCAATCTGGATTCTTTCTCGGAAATACCTTGGGTGGTGACCTATGCCAAGGAGTATCCCGAGCAGACGTTTCGGATTGGGCTGCGGATTAATGTGGATTTGGCCAGGGGTGGAGTGAGTCCTCTGCAAAATGGGTACGAGGTCAGCCGATTTGGCTTTTGCGTCGAAAACGGCAATTTGGAAAAAGCCCTGAGCCTGTTGGCTGTCGCCCCAAATGTGCATGTAGTCGGGTTGCATGGACACTTTTCCACCAATCGCAGTGTGGGTGTATATCGCCAAATTACGCGCCATCTATGCCGTTTAGGGAAGCAGCTTCTGGGCGAGCGGCTTGCTTTTATCGATATTGGAGGCGGATTCTATGGCGAGCTCCCAACCTCGTTCGGGATGACGGCTGCACCAACCTTTGAGGAGTACGCCGAAGCGATTACGTCTGTTGTGAAGGAGGAGCTGGCAGAGCTGGATTATGCACCGCTGCTGATTCTGGAGCCAGGTATTTCACTCGTGGCAGATGCCCTTGATTTCGTTTGCCAAGTCATCGATGTAAAAGAAAACAGAGGAGAGCGGTTTGTTCTCGTAGATGGAAGCATTCACAATGTCAAGCCAACGATGCACGCGCACTCTTTGCCAGCCCGACATGTGTGCAACCGCAAGCCCGTTCCTGAAGCGAGCTATCATGTCGTCGGGTATACGTGCATGGAAAAAGATTATTTGCTTCAAGGCTACACGGGGCCACTGCCTGATATCGGGGATTATTTTGTCTTTGGACACGTGGGAGCGTATACGCTCGTCTTTAATCCACCATTTATTCGGGAGAGGCCGCCGGTTCTCGCCATCGACGGAAATGAAGCGATCATTGTCAGAGGAAAAGAGACTCTCCAACAATTCATTCCCGATTCCGTTTATCGTTTTCACGTTGACAAGCAGGGGGTCGTGAACTGA